A genomic segment from Cumulibacter soli encodes:
- a CDS encoding LuxR C-terminal-related transcriptional regulator, translated as MTATHTSARRSHHPDSTDNERSPSRPPAAGTPWLPRKYLPRTRLWARLDIATQEAITVVVAPAGSGKTLGVAGWLQQTPDAEGAIWLDASSPITTASFEQTIDAAAAPSAKPRIVVIDDAHLLSTRCIRYIEERLEHDPESLRLVLLTRWDLPIRGLLAEMLGNLTIVRGNVLTLDDTETAFLITSHAGEQPQTVHDIIAERAQGWCAAVVLAARACAAASSPDNFVRYYRASNAGTADLFVSEVFASLQSRERHLILCTATEPTVTAATARELTNDPNVGDVLVRLETTGLLVHRISEGPLPGAPEDDDEHVRYRLHPLIAEIARRRLASGGVEVELARATVRRAADAYVGRGHIGAALRLMYVTREFERVAGIIAENGPRVITPDTTTTLHAVVNNCADVLEQHPDTWATLARAAHQGGEISTAGYWAEKLFAYHATEHSNASAVDIACTRLQYARSGTGPSAALVADAVQLLSNTGDQIHHSPFVPLLSLEVGIAENWLGDLESAQLHLSDALVESRAIGMSAMVAEALSHLSVNAFMRGHDDTARDLAGEVLAAEAIARGPASSTTQRAEIISSLVQLQRPNRPGSPEIGKISQHILDDPTGRFWQQILAARLQMYQGSTTTAQDMLRGGPDQTHLPRHLELTLIAERSRMSVLTLDHEQLRDAAAQFDRLAAPGESDWTRAMLADLKGDLAAAAELYEIAADVADVRQPDVRAMSRVCAAQVHQQLGHAARARTIIQEAIALSAHTRNRSSFLGWSTHGAPVSWLLREHADVVVPWANELVEAFRDYPGVVASLRPRTATVQESNTTAEPAVRPSLSAREREVLAELARGATYADIAANLIVSENTVKTHISSMYHKLSVGRRSDALAVARKLQLI; from the coding sequence ATGACCGCCACCCACACATCCGCCCGACGCTCACACCACCCAGACTCCACCGATAACGAACGGAGCCCAAGCCGTCCACCGGCGGCCGGCACCCCCTGGTTGCCGCGCAAGTACCTACCGCGCACCCGACTCTGGGCCAGGTTGGATATCGCAACTCAGGAGGCCATCACGGTCGTCGTGGCACCAGCCGGATCCGGCAAGACGCTCGGCGTCGCCGGCTGGCTGCAGCAGACGCCTGATGCAGAAGGCGCGATCTGGCTGGATGCGAGTTCGCCTATCACCACCGCCTCCTTCGAGCAGACCATCGACGCGGCAGCCGCACCGAGCGCCAAACCACGCATCGTTGTCATTGATGATGCGCACCTGCTATCCACACGCTGTATCCGGTACATCGAAGAGCGGTTAGAGCACGATCCGGAGTCGCTGCGGTTGGTGTTGCTAACGCGCTGGGATCTCCCGATACGCGGGTTGCTGGCCGAGATGCTTGGCAACCTCACGATTGTGCGTGGCAATGTACTCACGCTCGACGACACCGAGACGGCCTTCCTCATCACGTCGCACGCCGGCGAGCAGCCGCAAACCGTTCACGACATCATCGCCGAGCGCGCACAAGGCTGGTGTGCAGCGGTCGTGCTCGCGGCGCGGGCCTGCGCGGCAGCGAGCTCACCGGACAACTTCGTGCGTTACTACCGCGCCTCCAACGCCGGGACGGCGGACCTATTTGTCTCCGAGGTATTCGCGAGTTTGCAGAGCAGAGAGCGGCACCTCATACTCTGCACCGCAACTGAACCCACCGTCACCGCGGCCACGGCGCGGGAACTGACTAATGATCCCAATGTGGGCGACGTACTCGTGCGCCTGGAAACCACCGGCCTGCTGGTGCACCGAATCTCCGAGGGGCCGTTGCCCGGGGCGCCGGAGGACGATGATGAACATGTCAGGTATCGCCTACATCCGCTGATCGCGGAAATCGCGCGACGTCGGCTCGCGAGTGGTGGCGTGGAGGTGGAGTTAGCGCGCGCAACAGTACGGCGCGCGGCCGACGCGTACGTGGGGCGAGGGCACATCGGAGCTGCGCTACGACTGATGTACGTCACGCGCGAGTTCGAGCGAGTCGCGGGCATCATCGCCGAGAACGGTCCGAGAGTCATCACCCCCGACACCACGACGACGCTGCACGCCGTCGTCAACAATTGCGCCGATGTGCTCGAACAGCACCCGGATACCTGGGCGACGCTCGCGCGCGCCGCGCATCAAGGCGGCGAGATATCAACCGCCGGGTACTGGGCCGAGAAACTGTTCGCGTACCACGCGACGGAGCACAGTAACGCGTCCGCCGTCGACATCGCTTGCACCCGCCTGCAGTACGCGCGCTCGGGCACCGGACCGTCCGCAGCGCTGGTGGCTGATGCCGTACAACTACTCAGTAACACTGGCGACCAGATTCACCACAGCCCGTTCGTCCCCCTCCTTTCGCTCGAGGTCGGGATCGCCGAGAACTGGCTGGGCGACCTCGAGTCGGCACAGCTACACCTCAGCGATGCTCTCGTCGAGAGCCGCGCTATCGGTATGTCGGCGATGGTCGCCGAGGCACTCTCGCACCTGTCAGTCAACGCGTTCATGCGTGGCCATGACGACACGGCTCGAGATCTAGCCGGGGAGGTCCTGGCCGCGGAAGCGATAGCTCGGGGTCCTGCATCGTCGACGACACAACGAGCAGAGATCATCAGCTCGTTGGTACAACTCCAGCGGCCGAACCGACCAGGATCGCCGGAGATCGGCAAGATCTCCCAGCACATTCTCGACGATCCGACGGGGCGATTCTGGCAACAGATCCTGGCCGCCCGTTTGCAGATGTATCAGGGTTCGACGACCACGGCGCAGGACATGCTTCGGGGTGGTCCTGATCAGACCCACCTGCCCCGTCATCTTGAGTTGACGCTGATTGCCGAGCGTTCACGGATGAGCGTTCTGACGCTCGATCATGAGCAATTACGTGACGCTGCCGCCCAGTTCGATCGGTTGGCAGCACCAGGTGAGAGCGACTGGACCCGCGCCATGCTCGCCGACCTCAAGGGCGATCTCGCAGCGGCTGCAGAACTGTATGAAATCGCGGCCGACGTGGCCGACGTGCGACAACCCGACGTACGCGCGATGAGCAGGGTGTGCGCGGCACAGGTGCACCAGCAGTTAGGACACGCGGCGCGCGCCCGCACCATCATCCAAGAAGCGATCGCTCTCTCGGCGCACACCCGTAACCGCTCATCATTCTTGGGGTGGAGTACGCACGGCGCGCCGGTGAGTTGGTTACTACGCGAACACGCGGACGTGGTGGTTCCGTGGGCGAACGAACTTGTCGAGGCGTTCCGCGACTACCCCGGCGTGGTGGCATCGCTGCGACCGCGAACAGCGACCGTTCAGGAATCGAATACGACCGCGGAGCCCGCGGTGCGACCGTCGCTGAGCGCGCGCGAACGAGAAGTGCTCGCCGAATTAGCGCGCGGTGCCACGTATGCCGATATCGCCGCAAACCTCATCGTCAGCGAGAACACGGTGAAGACCCACATCTCAAGCATGTATCACAAACTGTCGGTCGGACGACGCAGCGACGCTTTAGCGGTGGCGCGCAAACTTCAATTGATCTGA
- a CDS encoding LuxR C-terminal-related transcriptional regulator: protein MSRAIVGEDSAFQRAGSPIVDNVIARSRLFERLEKLGRSRAVLITAPAGYGKTLLAASWLKDSGGRHVAWVNVAAVGTAPRQMWPAIVSALAESLPARKPPGIDERAMRAPQETPADIVRWIAGQPEDVVLVLDDLHEVTDRDVHAQLVELIVTASARFQLIVVTRRSPPWPLSRLRAAGLVDELSEEEIGFDRDEAKELFGQLGIDLTAPDLGVVLEKTKGWAAGLRLAAMAAGSRTDAASFLRSMSSETGYIGDYLTHEVYDGLGPELRELLIAGGAVNEVCADLADALLEVTGSGERLADLARQNAFVYEISARPGWYRLHPLLRDYVRRRVPDDRAWRLLQRRAASWFRGRGEPLTAFRHSIEAQEWSLAADLVGTHFVTWTMRRPPDTLRRILEALPSEAVLSQPGLAIGLYAARGMSGEVVDDAALTVTRDKLQVVHGRRRRRYDLVLQMVAAGNRRWIGDIEGARARFRQIRSDPAWLGALGLPDWYSLRVLVLSNWGTSELWLGEHERAMTILCEATASTSGEEFVLPEVNVRAQLAYLHWLNGDLVAAEEAGRSVADDLGRIGMSAAVQATSAYIALLGVALDRDELDVAQGWLTFARETTSEPFTRAVVEILRARVLLADADLHSARMVIDAVMSASDMESLPVALENEIATMSSRIAREIDGQLPGPNEIASGVLITGGAAGSRRSRLNEKLEQLAALNESDAEAMDVLEQALDLAAADELRSPLLAVPGIATMLNARLALGSRHPDFIVDLISRVRRTADSRPHASARAFAPLTERETNLLRYLASSLTIAEIAEHLFVSVNTVRTHQRAIYRKLGVKRRRDAVLSAEQWGLL from the coding sequence GTGTCGCGCGCGATTGTGGGGGAGGATAGCGCTTTTCAGCGTGCCGGGTCGCCCATTGTCGACAACGTCATCGCGCGGTCCCGCCTATTTGAACGTTTGGAGAAACTCGGACGGTCGCGGGCAGTTCTGATTACTGCTCCCGCCGGCTACGGCAAGACGTTGTTGGCTGCCTCCTGGTTGAAGGATTCCGGCGGGCGTCACGTCGCATGGGTCAATGTTGCGGCCGTCGGGACAGCCCCGCGGCAAATGTGGCCCGCCATCGTTTCCGCGCTAGCCGAGAGCCTTCCGGCCCGCAAACCACCAGGGATCGACGAACGTGCGATGCGTGCCCCGCAGGAAACACCCGCAGATATCGTTCGCTGGATCGCCGGGCAGCCCGAGGACGTCGTGTTGGTGCTTGATGACCTGCACGAGGTCACCGATCGTGACGTCCACGCACAGTTGGTGGAACTCATCGTTACGGCGTCGGCGCGATTCCAGCTCATAGTGGTGACCAGGCGATCGCCGCCGTGGCCGCTCAGCAGGCTGCGGGCCGCCGGACTCGTGGACGAACTGAGTGAGGAGGAGATCGGTTTCGATCGCGACGAGGCGAAGGAGTTGTTTGGCCAGCTCGGGATTGACCTGACCGCCCCCGACCTCGGTGTGGTCCTCGAGAAAACGAAGGGCTGGGCGGCGGGACTTCGGCTGGCCGCGATGGCGGCTGGTTCGCGCACCGACGCAGCCTCATTCCTGCGTTCGATGTCCTCCGAAACCGGGTATATCGGCGACTACCTCACGCATGAGGTCTACGACGGCCTAGGTCCAGAACTGCGTGAACTGCTGATTGCAGGCGGCGCTGTCAACGAAGTATGTGCGGACCTAGCAGATGCGTTACTGGAGGTAACGGGCAGCGGCGAGCGGCTGGCCGATCTGGCGCGTCAGAACGCCTTCGTATATGAGATCTCGGCACGACCAGGTTGGTACCGTCTGCATCCGCTACTGCGCGATTATGTACGCCGACGAGTGCCGGATGATCGCGCCTGGCGGTTGCTGCAGCGACGTGCGGCGTCGTGGTTTCGTGGTCGGGGCGAGCCGCTGACCGCGTTCCGCCACTCCATAGAAGCCCAGGAATGGAGCCTGGCCGCTGATTTGGTGGGCACTCATTTCGTCACCTGGACAATGCGTCGTCCGCCGGACACCCTGCGACGAATCCTCGAAGCGCTGCCATCGGAGGCCGTACTGAGCCAGCCGGGTCTCGCAATTGGGCTATACGCGGCACGGGGGATGTCGGGCGAGGTGGTAGATGACGCCGCATTGACGGTCACCCGAGACAAACTGCAGGTAGTCCATGGTCGGCGACGGCGACGCTACGACCTCGTGTTGCAGATGGTGGCTGCCGGAAACCGCCGATGGATTGGGGATATCGAGGGCGCCCGAGCCAGATTCCGGCAGATCCGCAGCGATCCGGCATGGCTTGGCGCGTTGGGGTTGCCCGATTGGTACTCGCTGCGGGTCCTGGTGCTGAGCAATTGGGGTACGAGCGAACTGTGGCTGGGTGAGCACGAGCGCGCGATGACGATCCTGTGTGAGGCCACCGCGAGCACGTCGGGCGAAGAGTTCGTGCTGCCAGAAGTCAACGTCCGCGCGCAGTTGGCATACCTACACTGGCTCAATGGCGACCTAGTGGCGGCCGAAGAGGCCGGGCGCAGCGTAGCCGATGATCTTGGGCGAATTGGGATGTCGGCGGCGGTGCAGGCGACCAGCGCCTACATCGCGTTGCTAGGTGTCGCACTGGACCGCGACGAGCTTGACGTAGCCCAGGGTTGGCTGACGTTCGCGCGGGAAACCACGTCGGAGCCGTTCACCAGGGCTGTGGTGGAAATTCTGCGAGCGCGGGTGTTGCTGGCCGATGCAGATCTGCACAGCGCGCGCATGGTGATTGATGCGGTAATGAGTGCTTCGGACATGGAATCGTTGCCGGTCGCACTCGAGAACGAAATCGCCACGATGTCATCTCGGATCGCGCGCGAGATCGACGGCCAACTGCCCGGACCTAACGAGATCGCGAGCGGTGTCCTGATCACCGGCGGTGCTGCCGGTTCGCGGCGGTCGCGGTTGAACGAGAAGCTCGAGCAGTTGGCTGCGCTGAATGAATCCGATGCCGAAGCGATGGACGTGCTCGAACAGGCGCTGGACCTCGCCGCGGCAGATGAACTTCGGAGTCCGCTTCTCGCGGTCCCGGGCATCGCCACAATGCTTAACGCGCGTCTGGCGCTCGGCAGTCGACATCCGGACTTCATCGTCGACCTGATCAGCCGTGTTCGGCGTACCGCTGATAGTCGACCGCATGCGTCAGCGCGCGCTTTCGCGCCGTTGACCGAGCGCGAAACCAACCTGTTGCGCTATCTGGCGAGTTCGCTGACGATCGCTGAGATTGCTGAGCACTTGTTCGTGTCCGTGAATACGGTGCGGACCCACCAACGGGCGATCTACCGCAAACTTGGTGTGAAACGCCGACGTGACGCCGTGCTCAGTGCCGAGCAGTGGGGTTTGCTGTGA
- a CDS encoding DUF1269 domain-containing protein, translating to MPQPTLTVWKFDSPDGADRAEQTLEDLGRENIVTIHDAATVSWEKDAKKPKTRQRTSTTGSGALGGGFWGLLFGLIFFVPLLGAALGAATGALSGSLTDVGIDDGFINRVRDQITPGTSALFVMTSDAVVDKVRDALAGNEPAGLIFTNLSTEQEAAIRDVFRAE from the coding sequence ATGCCACAACCAACGCTCACAGTGTGGAAGTTCGATTCGCCCGACGGCGCAGATCGGGCCGAGCAGACCTTGGAAGACCTGGGGCGGGAGAACATCGTCACCATCCACGACGCCGCCACCGTTTCCTGGGAGAAAGACGCTAAGAAACCCAAGACGCGGCAGCGCACCTCCACCACTGGATCCGGGGCGCTAGGCGGCGGCTTCTGGGGGTTGCTTTTCGGGCTGATCTTCTTTGTCCCCTTGCTCGGTGCGGCTCTCGGCGCGGCGACCGGCGCATTGAGTGGTTCGTTGACCGACGTAGGTATCGACGATGGATTCATCAACCGTGTACGCGACCAGATCACCCCGGGCACCTCAGCCTTGTTTGTGATGACGTCGGATGCGGTAGTCGACAAGGTTCGCGATGCGCTCGCAGGTAATGAACCAGCCGGACTGATCTTCACCAACCTCTCCACCGAACAAGAGGCTGCGATTCGCGACGTATTCCGGGCCGAGTAG
- a CDS encoding DUF7144 family membrane protein, producing the protein MSTPTQTTKRPMSSSGVFGGTAFAVAVLTLVGLFQILLGIAAVAADKVFVSGVDYVYMFDLTVWGWIHLIVGIVSVAVALGLAMEQTWARIAGIVIASIAAVTHFAFVPYQPIWSLIVIAFCVLVIWALSRQVDDDVSL; encoded by the coding sequence ATGAGCACGCCCACCCAGACCACGAAGCGGCCGATGAGTAGTTCCGGCGTATTCGGGGGAACGGCGTTCGCCGTCGCCGTACTCACACTCGTCGGCCTGTTTCAGATCCTCCTGGGCATCGCAGCCGTCGCCGCAGACAAAGTATTCGTATCGGGCGTCGATTACGTCTATATGTTCGATCTGACCGTGTGGGGCTGGATTCATCTCATCGTCGGAATCGTGTCGGTGGCCGTAGCCCTCGGCCTGGCAATGGAGCAGACGTGGGCGCGGATCGCCGGCATCGTCATCGCATCGATCGCTGCGGTCACGCATTTCGCCTTTGTCCCGTATCAGCCGATCTGGAGTCTGATCGTCATCGCATTCTGCGTGCTCGTCATCTGGGCGCTTTCCAGGCAGGTGGACGACGACGTATCGCTGTAG
- a CDS encoding DNA polymerase III subunit delta', which yields MDAPAVYEQLVGQSQAVEVLTRAASAAAQMIDGSGPGTSMTHSWLFVGPPGSGRSTAARAFAQALQCQFGGCGTCPDCHTVKVGTHTDVHVVAPEGLSISVKEMREIVRVAAFQPSGRRWQIVIIEDADRLTEGASNALLKAIEEPSPHTVFLLCAPTTHEDDVSVTVRSRCRVVSLGTPPADAVAHVLINRDGIDPEIAQWAALAAQGHIGRAKRLATDPNARKRRQTVLSVPLRLVSMAGCLQAADELVAAAEDEAKQISESLDAPEKEALSQSLGAGGTGKGAGTAARGMAGQIKELERRQKTRATRVQRDSLDRALVDLTGFYRDVLLLQVGAEVALAHEDHREQAAEVADLVSQAWVLRTLDRLVATRTSLEENVKPRVALAALTTALRLPAR from the coding sequence ATGGACGCACCCGCTGTCTATGAGCAGCTCGTTGGCCAGTCGCAGGCCGTCGAAGTCCTCACCCGCGCGGCAAGCGCAGCAGCGCAGATGATCGACGGGTCCGGGCCCGGTACGTCAATGACCCATTCCTGGCTGTTCGTGGGCCCACCAGGCTCGGGACGCAGCACCGCGGCGCGCGCCTTCGCGCAGGCGCTGCAATGTCAGTTCGGTGGCTGCGGCACATGTCCCGATTGCCACACCGTGAAGGTGGGCACGCATACCGACGTGCACGTGGTCGCCCCCGAGGGCCTGTCGATCTCAGTTAAGGAGATGCGTGAGATCGTGCGGGTAGCGGCGTTCCAGCCATCCGGGCGGCGGTGGCAGATCGTCATCATCGAGGACGCCGACCGCCTCACCGAAGGAGCCTCGAACGCCTTGCTGAAAGCGATCGAGGAACCGAGCCCGCATACGGTCTTCCTGCTGTGCGCGCCAACCACCCACGAGGACGATGTCTCGGTCACCGTGCGGTCGCGCTGTCGCGTCGTTTCGCTCGGTACGCCGCCGGCGGACGCCGTGGCGCACGTATTGATCAACCGGGACGGCATCGATCCGGAAATCGCGCAATGGGCCGCGCTCGCGGCGCAGGGGCACATCGGTCGGGCGAAGCGCCTAGCCACCGACCCCAACGCGCGAAAGCGCCGACAGACAGTGCTGTCGGTTCCGTTGCGGCTGGTGTCGATGGCGGGATGCCTGCAGGCCGCCGATGAACTCGTAGCGGCCGCAGAGGACGAAGCCAAGCAGATCAGCGAATCTCTTGATGCGCCGGAGAAGGAGGCGTTGAGTCAATCTCTTGGGGCCGGCGGTACGGGCAAGGGAGCGGGAACCGCCGCGCGCGGTATGGCCGGTCAGATCAAGGAATTGGAACGCCGGCAGAAGACCCGTGCGACGCGGGTGCAACGCGATTCGTTGGATCGCGCGCTGGTAGACCTGACCGGTTTCTATCGGGACGTGTTGCTGCTGCAGGTGGGCGCGGAGGTGGCGTTGGCGCACGAGGACCACCGCGAGCAAGCCGCGGAGGTTGCTGATCTGGTGTCGCAAGCGTGGGTGTTGCGAACCCTCGATCGACTCGTCGCCACCCGTACATCGCTGGAGGAGAACGTGAAGCCGCGCGTCGCGCTCGCCGCCCTCACCACGGCACTACGGCTGCCAGCTCGCTAG
- the tmk gene encoding dTMP kinase, with the protein MRGLFISFEGGEGAGKSTQIVRLAESLRADGHDVVVTLEPGGTELGRSVRRMLLTSGNHVTPRAEVLLYAADRAHHVDTVIEPALAAGKIVICDRYADSTFAYQGAGRRLDTDAVRDIMNFAVSGCWPDLTLLLDVDPRTGLQRARGDGEGDRIEAEGLTFHDAVRRGFLDLADAEPERFRVIDASASMDEVTTQIGVAARERLG; encoded by the coding sequence GTGCGAGGACTCTTCATTTCGTTCGAAGGCGGCGAGGGCGCCGGCAAATCGACGCAGATCGTGCGGCTCGCCGAATCGCTGCGGGCCGACGGTCACGATGTCGTAGTGACCCTGGAACCGGGCGGCACCGAGTTGGGCCGATCCGTACGGCGAATGCTGCTCACTTCCGGCAATCACGTCACGCCGCGTGCCGAGGTTCTGCTGTATGCCGCCGACCGCGCACATCACGTGGACACCGTGATCGAGCCCGCGTTGGCTGCCGGCAAGATCGTCATCTGCGACCGGTACGCCGACTCCACGTTCGCATATCAGGGCGCCGGCCGGCGGCTGGATACTGACGCCGTCCGCGACATCATGAACTTTGCCGTCAGCGGCTGCTGGCCGGACCTGACCCTGCTGCTGGACGTCGACCCACGCACCGGCCTGCAGCGGGCCCGCGGCGACGGGGAGGGCGACCGGATCGAGGCCGAAGGACTGACTTTTCACGACGCCGTACGCCGTGGGTTTTTGGACCTCGCCGACGCCGAACCCGAGAGATTCCGGGTCATCGATGCGTCCGCGTCGATGGACGAGGTCACCACGCAGATCGGCGTCGCCGCTCGGGAGCGGTTGGGATGA
- the tmk gene encoding dTMP kinase, whose protein sequence is MRIARRNDKAPKPQKSGDTLLGIKAFRRMWAAIGLSSFGDWLGLLAMMGLAQQLTKSGSVEGQAAAISGVLIVRLLPDLILAPIAGSIADKFDRRKTVIIGEVLAGALYVMIALTYDIKTMYVGQFAIEAIGLITMASKNTLWMSSVPRQKIAPGQQVLMFSIYGSFPLAAGFYAILSWFHSFFVDAASSPGLTEAKFVVIAALFVDAATYFTSAAIIFWSRRLLPGHAASEQDRKDSIIKLMGEGVKFVFSNPTVRALFIGVIGAFAAAGITAGVALTYVNSLDAGFAGYGILLGVAFTGLAAGMVAGPRVLPAVSRKRIFGVSIAIAGGFLMGMGLAPTFVLGVVFSSGVGFFAGIAWILGYTMIGQEVEEHIRGRTFSFVVSSGRIMLMITLALGPLLAGLFGDRVVQIGDVVYTFSGSALTLLAAGVMALLVGAYAGRNVTNRTLGVRWLMSRMKPRRDVFAENQLGMFVVVEGADRARITEQARLLAARLTDDGFPVVLTGEPTESPVGRRLGAIMDRIAAAEPGEDDVLPSTAVFLAAADRSEHVEKVIRPALAEGQVVISAGYIDTTVAYFGATSETDNEEILRLSNWGTQSLRPDLTVILDKDVDPDTPLGAVRAAFLERREAVVRGYVVVRSAEGDDLDADLLRQVRVALHVRRDLIRSEGEHAVSDQPSG, encoded by the coding sequence ATGAGGATCGCGCGCCGAAACGACAAGGCGCCGAAACCGCAGAAGTCGGGCGACACGCTGTTGGGCATAAAGGCATTCCGACGGATGTGGGCCGCGATCGGGCTGTCTAGTTTCGGCGACTGGCTCGGCCTGCTCGCGATGATGGGACTCGCGCAGCAACTCACCAAATCGGGCTCCGTCGAAGGACAAGCCGCCGCGATCTCCGGCGTGCTGATCGTCCGGCTGCTGCCGGATCTAATTCTTGCCCCGATCGCGGGCAGCATCGCCGACAAGTTCGACCGACGTAAGACCGTGATCATCGGCGAGGTGCTCGCGGGCGCGCTGTACGTGATGATCGCGCTGACCTATGACATCAAAACGATGTACGTCGGGCAGTTCGCGATTGAGGCTATCGGGTTGATCACCATGGCCTCCAAGAACACGCTGTGGATGTCGTCGGTTCCGCGACAAAAGATCGCGCCCGGACAGCAGGTGCTGATGTTCAGCATCTACGGCTCGTTTCCTTTGGCCGCGGGGTTCTACGCGATTCTTTCCTGGTTCCATTCGTTCTTCGTCGATGCGGCGTCCTCTCCGGGACTCACCGAGGCCAAGTTCGTGGTCATCGCCGCGCTGTTCGTCGACGCGGCGACCTATTTCACGTCGGCGGCGATCATTTTCTGGTCACGACGGTTGCTACCAGGGCACGCGGCCAGCGAGCAGGACCGCAAGGACAGCATCATCAAGTTAATGGGCGAAGGCGTGAAGTTTGTCTTCTCCAATCCCACGGTGCGGGCGCTATTCATCGGCGTCATCGGTGCATTCGCTGCCGCTGGCATCACCGCTGGGGTGGCGCTGACGTACGTCAATTCGTTGGATGCCGGGTTCGCCGGTTACGGCATTCTGCTGGGCGTCGCGTTCACCGGCCTGGCAGCGGGAATGGTGGCGGGGCCACGGGTCCTCCCGGCCGTTTCCCGCAAACGCATCTTCGGCGTCTCGATCGCGATCGCCGGCGGATTCTTGATGGGGATGGGCCTGGCGCCGACGTTTGTGCTGGGCGTCGTGTTCAGCTCCGGTGTCGGGTTCTTCGCCGGAATCGCCTGGATTCTTGGTTACACCATGATCGGACAAGAGGTCGAGGAGCACATCCGGGGCCGCACCTTCTCCTTCGTGGTGTCCTCGGGGCGGATCATGCTGATGATCACGTTGGCCCTGGGCCCGTTGCTCGCCGGACTGTTCGGGGACCGAGTTGTCCAGATCGGCGACGTGGTTTACACCTTCAGCGGCTCGGCGCTCACCTTGCTCGCCGCCGGTGTGATGGCGTTACTCGTCGGCGCCTACGCCGGCCGTAACGTCACCAATCGAACCTTGGGTGTGCGGTGGTTGATGAGCCGAATGAAACCCCGTCGCGATGTGTTCGCCGAAAATCAGTTGGGCATGTTCGTTGTCGTGGAGGGCGCTGACCGGGCGCGAATCACCGAGCAGGCGCGACTGCTTGCGGCCCGGTTGACGGATGACGGTTTCCCCGTCGTGCTCACCGGAGAGCCGACGGAATCCCCAGTAGGACGCCGCCTGGGAGCGATCATGGACCGCATTGCGGCAGCAGAGCCGGGGGAGGACGACGTTTTACCGTCGACCGCCGTGTTCCTGGCTGCGGCCGATCGCTCCGAGCACGTGGAGAAGGTGATCCGGCCGGCGCTCGCCGAGGGACAGGTCGTCATCAGCGCGGGCTACATCGACACCACCGTTGCCTATTTCGGCGCGACGAGCGAGACCGATAACGAGGAGATCCTGCGACTGTCGAACTGGGGCACGCAGAGCCTGCGCCCGGATCTGACCGTCATCCTGGATAAGGACGTCGATCCCGACACCCCTCTGGGCGCCGTGCGCGCCGCGTTCCTGGAGCGCCGTGAAGCCGTCGTCCGCGGGTATGTCGTGGTGCGCTCCGCCGAGGGTGACGACCTTGACGCGGACCTACTGCGGCAGGTGCGGGTCGCGCTGCACGTACGTCGGGATCTGATCCGCTCGGAGGGGGAGCACGCGGTCTCCGATCAGCCGTCCGGATGA